Within the Arachis duranensis cultivar V14167 chromosome 10, aradu.V14167.gnm2.J7QH, whole genome shotgun sequence genome, the region TAAGCCATCTTGCATGTGCTTTGAACTTTGAATGTCTCCCAACACTGCATCACCATCTCAAACTCAAATTAACTATGACAAAGCTTCCAATCACAGCGACATAGCTTCCAACGATGGCAACGGATCTTCCTGCGGTGGCGGTGGAGGATGTGTAGGTGTGGGGCCTGCGGTGGTGGTGCGAATGTACGCAAAACCCTACACCTTTTCATACAGCAGCaataccagcaagtgcactgggtcgtccaagtaataccttagcgagtcagggtcgatcccacgaggattgtggcttgaagcaagctattgttgtcttgcaggtcttagtcaggcagatcatAAGGAGTTGTATTATGTAAACCTTGAATGATTATATGTCATAAATGCTTGGAAGGGGTAAAACCAATTGGATTAGCTAATAGGAATTATATGTTGGGAATAGAGTTGAGAGtcggagttgctttgtctttatGAATTAACTTTAGTACTACtatcttctttgcttgtgaatgatcttcttctatggAAGGCTGTAAGTGATCAAAGCCATTACCCGTGGTCATTGATCTCTTCTACTACAAAATAAATGCCAGGGCCCTTGGTCATTCAATCCAACGGAGGGTGAAGCACATAGCAAGTCATTCTCctggcgatcctactcaaaacaccacagacaaggtcaaatcttccggatcagagaatgctacTTCTTTGGaatctagcctataccacggaaACCTTAATCTCCCCGGAgatcggctgaactggtgtctcgagaagtccccaacgaaatggtggattaaccgtctgagagatgtataaacatagtTGTTGGCACGTACTTTTCTTCCAAGTACTCACATGAACCCAAATAGATGTGGGTGTTTATCAGGCACGTTcgtcttaatgtgatgaacagagctAATTGGTTAGATTATCCTATTCACCACGATGAAGATCGAATATATATCTTAGAGATAGATCAAACACGAATCGAAGAAGAAACAAtggtacttttattaattcatagaacTCAGCAGGACTCCCACTACAAAAAAACTTGGTAATTACGGCGGTTTTTTAAGGTTATTACGGCGGTTTGAACCACCATTATTACCTTGAATGGCGACCAAGAAAAACCGTCGGAATTCTAAGCGCCATTTGGTTATTACGGTGGTTTTTAAAAAACCGCCACAATTCCCATGGTTAAAACGGCGGTTTTTTAACATGTTAAAACGACGGTTTAAACCGCCGTTATTTCCAGATAAAACGGCGGTTTTTTGGTTGGTTAAAACGGCGGTTCAAACGGCTGTTATTTTCGAATAAAATGGCGGTTTTTTGGTTGGTTATAACGGCGGTTCGAACCGCCGTTATTTCCGGATAAAATGgcgtttttaatttgttaaaatgGTTGTTCAAACTGCCGTTATTTTCGAATAAAACGGCatttttattgttgattaaAACGGCGGTTCAAACCACCATTATTTCTGAATAAaacgatattttttaattggttaAAATGATGTTTGAAACTGACATTTTTACCAAGTTAAAATGACATTTTATGTTGTTTAAAACgatatttttaaattgctaTTTTTACTGAATAAAAATAACACTTTTATCGTTTTAAAAGgcatttttaactattatttttaccACATTAAACaaacaattttttgtttaaaattttataataacaaaaaatcagaacccataaacaaaatattacatcactcaaataaaatatcaaacataatatataatttttttattagtactAGAAATTAGAAGTAATAATTTCTATACAAATAATTAAGCAAATTATATCCACTAATTATTACTTTGAGAAGTATTAGCATAGGCATGCAAAAAAAAAGGGCTCGAAGGACATGAGCTGTGAGCTAAAAAGTCAACTTCTGGCATCATAACATTTCTAGTAGCATTGGCATGAGCTTGAGAAATTAACCCACCAAAATTCCTAGTCTCCAAAGAACTTTCTttgacttatatatatataatacttaAGCTTCCCAAGTTTAGATACCAAATGTCTAGATAGATTAGAGTTATCAAGATCCCTGCAAAAAGTAACACAAGATgatcaatttaaaagaaaatgtcaATGGAACACTAACTACTTCATTCAACCTAAAATTCATAATGTCTATTTCCAAAATATAACATTAACAGGTtgaataaaaatcaaatcaagCATCAAAGAGATAATTAGCCTCTGTCATAAAACAAAAGCAGTGTATATATTAGAGGCATCCTACAAGACATACAATTAAGAATAAATCATTAAGAAACCTAAAGCATCATTCGGTCATCACAGCATTTAAGTATCAAAATTCTACCTACTGGTTTGTCAGATTAAAGTTTGGAATGTAATGAGTCACGGTAAGCATCACCTTTTATGGACTAAGAGTAACCTTTTCTTCACAAACTAAACCAAGCTCTGCAAATAAAGCTTAACATGATATAGATAGCCGAATTAGTTACCTGCAAAATGAAACATTGTATAACCCATGCAATGGTTTAGCTTGGTTGTTACTTGTTTGGAAAGCTAAATTGTCTCATCATGTAATTTAAAATGGATAATATAGCCATTTTGATGGTTGAaaaatttattaacaaaaatgatccaaatactaatttattaacaaaattgtaTACGTGAAGTTTGAAACCTTCCTAAAATTGTatactaatttattaatttggtTGTGCAGAAGTTTGAAACCTTCCTAAAGttgcaatttaaatttgttGCGTCAATCGGAATTAATAAGACAAAAAATGACCAATTCTAAACAAACAAAGCATAAGACAAAGAAAACTAACCTTCAAGACAGCTACCACATGAAGTCAATGGCTAAACTTGCTGAGACAGTTAAGAGGATAGGTCAAACCAACTATTTCAACTTTCAATATAGAAGctttacttttgaacttctTGGCCTATTTTGTAGAACAGAAGTATCTCATCTGATGGAAGCTTGAACAACACAGGATTCCACATAGGAACATTAGGTTGCTCATCAGCAACTACAGGTGATTCTCATATGCCATTCTGTTGATTGTAAATTACAAAGTCAAAGACAAGATAGTTTAATGAGTGATTAGAATAGGTAAAAATGGGAACTCTGCtataaaaaggagaagaaacctTGTAAGTTTGCAACCAGATTTTGATAAATAAGTCAAAAACAGATTCAAGAACTAATCTTTTTTCCAAGAGAACATATTATCAATCCACAATTTCCATCACTTTCAGTTTTAATAAATAAGGACACCGTTTGCCGTATGATAGCTATGAACCAACAAAATATCATTGCCTATCCATCCAACAAAGCATTCTCAAAATGAAAATCTCAGTCATAATTTTCCAATTTCTGCGAATTTGTCGGCATTACTTATGAGTACGTGGACTTGGAATTAGATTTGGATATGGATATAACTCTCATTGCTTTTCCTTAAGaccaaatataaattaataaattaaaaaaaagagatcaCTTTTGCTTGTATCCTTTTTCTTATGTCACAAAGCGCAAAGCATAAACATGAATGAACTTATGAAATAAAAGCTACAAAGAGTTGACAAGTAATAGAAGGTTAGAAATTTATTGGGGAAAGTacattttcttctatttctaaaGTATgtgaaatattttatcaaaatccTCAACAGAAAcgacaatatatataaatagaaaacaaatacttttattgaaaaaaaagtaaaaaacaaaGACTTTTGAACTTTTGACTACATAAATGAaaacttctaaaaatattttttttaaatgtcttTAATTCTTTACAACAATTATTAGCAAAtgctaacaatttttttaaatatttcaagAGTAAGTAATAAGTTAAATATTtcacaaaaatttacaaaatcatattCGAATAAACACAAGGTGGTAGACAGGAAATTGAGTTTTCAGTggcaaaaaggaaaagagaaaagcaCTAGTCTTCTTGCACATACACAAGAGGGTGAGTGAGTTGTTAGTAACCATAATCTTGGTACTTTGTCACTGAAGCATCAAGAAGCTGAACACCGTAGTAGTTCCCAATATACCCTTGCCTTGATTGTATTATCTTCAAAGACTAAATATCAACTTAGTAGATATTGATATTACAAATACATTTAGTGAAAAAAGTCTATTTTCCTACTATGCATTATTCATAAGCAATGGAAGTGATttacaaaaatcaaaatcaacttCCTTACAAGCCACTCTACAACCTATTTCAAACCTCAACCAATTCATTCTTTAATTGCATCTATTGGAGGATTAATGCAGAAGAAGCTGTCAAAGAGCTATGCAGCAATTACTCAACCACTTTCTAATATTTCACcgtaaagaaaaatacaaaaatcataACTGAATTTTCCACGAAGCATCGGCATAGATAGTATCTAGAAATATGTCAAACAAATAATGACTGCAAAAATAAGATATAACAGCTGATCTTAGACAACCAATAGAGTATAAAACTTACCTTTAGAAGTTCATAGATATAATATTGAATATCATAATCTGACAGGGTGGGGTAGAGCACTGTAAAATTAGTGTTATTGACATATTCAAATATAAGGCTTGGGGTCTTTGATTGCTAGTCCCTAACAATGTCAAGCAGCTTTATAACATTGGGACCTCCACAAAGATTATGCAATATTTTGATCTCCCTCTTTAACTGCAACCAAAATAACAACTTATAAGATGTACAAACTTATATATACAACCAGAGTATTGAAAAGGGTAAAATCTTACGGtgtttgaaattagaaatttaatAACAAACTAAATGAACTACTGGACCAAAGTTGGCCATTGAAGCCGCAGCACAGCATTCATTTCCATATGAGGATGGAATGAAGTGAAAAAGTATACTAAAACTGAAAACAGCAGTGttgctttaaattaaaaatagcagTCATATTAGTTAATACAAATTGCAATTGGTGTAGGGATTGGATTCACCTTTTTCTTCTTGACGGGTTTGAGGATCTTGATGATGCATTTTTCATTATCGGTGGAGTAAACACCCACAAAGACCTCGCTATATTTCCCTCTTCCCACCTTCCTCACAACCTCGTAGTCATCTGCTCCCTGCAACTCATGAACACAATTTTTTAGACAgatattaaataaacaaaataggaAATAGGAAatgaaataaaagtattattaataataaatatgattatTGTTACCCCCACTGGACGATGAGACTATAAGCACATAGTGGAACAAATTCAGAACTGATAAAGCATGAAAGAATCAAGCATTAAGTTTCAGCCACAAATAAtccaataaaataacaaaattaccGCAACTCCATTCTCCGCAGCATCGAGCGCTTCATCATCGTCATTATGAAATGTTTTAATGATCCCTTCTTCAGAAACCCTAGCTTCTACAATTTTAGTAGTTGTAGTTGCCATTTCGCAAAATCTATCATGTATTCTGAAATTTGGATCAATAATTCAAGAAATCGAAGGAATTAGAgtaaaatattttcaagagaAACAAAGGAAAAGAGGGAGAAGAACCTACCTAGCGAGCTTGTGGGAGGAGAATCTCACAGCACATTAGCTCGATGGATGAGATTGCCGGCGTAGGAGAATGCCACCGGAGGAGATCATTGCAGTAGGAGATGTCGATGGAGGAGACCATCGCAGGAGGAGACCGTTGTAGGAGGAGATTGTCGTTGGAGGAGAGAGGTCACCAGAGaagatcgccactgaggaaaaCATCGCCGAATGAGGTCGTCGTTGGAGGAGGTCGTCGCCGGAAGAGATCGGTCAGAGGAGGTCGTAGCCAGAGGAGATCAGTCAGAGGAGATCGTCACAGAGAAGATCCCTGTGGCAGCGATTCAAAT harbors:
- the LOC107469801 gene encoding inactive casein kinase II subunit alpha-2-like, which gives rise to MATTTTKIVEARVSEEGIIKTFHNDDDEALDAAENGVAGADDYEVVRKVGRGKYSEVFVGVYSTDNEKCIIKILKPVKKKKLKREIKILHNLCGGPNVIKLLDIVRD